The DNA window GAGTTGGTCTAAGAGGAGAAAAATTGTTTGAATCCGAGATACATTGGGTTGAAAAGAACGACTGTAATTAACAATTCATCACTTACAAACggttttcttttgtcaattttgCCATCTTCCTGGGAATGAGAgtgaaattaaatatataaaccAAATACTTAAGGGAAGGAGAATCTTCCATTCACCTTCTAATTCTCACCGATCTTACGTTGTACATAATAATAACCTCAAAATCTCAGCCACCACAAAAAGTTGCCCCATTAAATAAAAATGTGAATTGTTAATTTAGTTCCTGAATTATCACCTGAGTGAAAATTAGAtctttaaactattttttttagaataatCAATCATTGAATTATAAAACTTTGCCAATTACATCCATAATATTATATATTCGAAGCTACCGTATTCAATTTtccgtcaatttaagtcacgttacttgcatgtgatacaaAGTAAAGCATTGGTAATTTTACATgaagaaatagtgtatggagttaactttggagggtaaattagacattaggttcgcaacctatatgaaatgttgaGGGCTTACAGGCGAGAAAAGAACggtattacactctaaagtatgttaattaattttataagatGTTGAGCTACATTTcatattgttaattaattttataataaaattcaaaatcttTTTATGGTATCGGAATCGGATTGTCCCACACAGGACTAATTTTGTTTGTGTATATGTAAAAGGGCTAGTAAGCCCAATTTCCGTAAGATGCATTCCCATATAGTGAGAAAAGACAACGAGCAAAAAGGTTGGGAAAATATATCTACTATCCAATACCATTTGCCACGTGGTAGAAACCCATTTGCCGCATCCAAATTTCTTGGGCCATCATTGGCGGTTGATTGCGTCCATAAGTAACGGAGGAGAGAACTCAGAAGTTTGAGGATTGGAGAAACTCCTTCGATGGCAGGGATTGGCTGTTGCTGTACAACTCTGTCGTCCACAAGGTAACCTACTCCCCgtctttgtttttatgttggaaggacTGCATCTTTACTAGGACAAGTTCCTATTCTGAATACTCTCAGGTTCTCGATGGTgagttttcttgtttggttgctgagaaattgTAGAAAACTAAGATTATAGAACCTTCTGTTCTATTGAAGCATTATGAGATGAAGAATACATTCAACTACTCATCTACATAGATGTGTTTTCTGGTAGTTTAGCTTGTTTTCAGACGAGGTCTAAAAGCGTTTTCAGATAATCAAAAACATTTATGATGGTGTTTAGAAGTTAAAAGTGATTACGGAATTCTGGAGAATCACCTAGTTCCAAGTGTTTTTTAGAGAAGGTTGCACCGAGGCCAACAACTGCCCGACCGTGTAGTGGTTCAGTTTGGATAATATCGCACGATTAGCACCTAGTTCCAAGTGTTTTTTAGAGAAGCGCGTGTGGAAGAATAGATTTCCCATCGGAAACTTCACATGGTAAATTACAAATTACATTGTATGGTTCATTTTTAGTTGCACCGAGACCAACAGCTGCCCAACCGTGTAGTGGTTCAGTTTGGATAATATCGCATGATTAGCAGTTGGCCGCTAGCCCGACTACTAAGTGCTTTTTGAGAAGCACTTTTGAAATttttctagaaacttagcaCTTGTTTAGGTTCACATTCTCATATACAGTACAAAATTTATCTTCATTTTGttacattttgtttctttttagaTCATTTTGAACTCATGATAATATATGTCAGTGAATGTAGTGAAATTGTTCACATACATGAATATGAAAGTAAGGCGTACGAATTTTTTTGACAGCAATCTCCACACATCTTGGTTGAAATTTGAGACTCGTACTCATGGTGAAGGAACCATCTTAGGGCAACCAACCCGTCCTCGTCGGAATTTCTCAATCAGAGCAGAAGTGAATTTTGTAAGTGCAGAAGAAGCAAAAGAACTTATTGCAGTCGAGGGATATACTGTCATTGATGTCCGGGACAAATCTCAGTACGAACGAGCTCATATCAAATCTTGCCATCATGTGCCTCTCTTCATTGAAAACCAAGACAATGATTTTGGTAAGCAAGTCTTTCTTTGACAACTCATTCTGACTGACGTGGCATCATATCACCGTAAAGTAAGGATAATCGGAACTGCTCATTCtctttatcatcatctaaagatcatctctagaaaaagaaaaagaaaaacggaattttgatttttttttatgaattatgGGCAGGAACAATCATAAAGAGGACTCTCCACAACAATTTTTCTGGTCTTTTCTATGGGTTGCCTTTTACCAAACCGAACCCTGAATTTGTAGAGTCAGTAAAAAACCGGTTCTCACCTGAAAGTAAACTGTTACTGGTGTGTCAGGAAGGATTGAGGTTGGTTTTTTACCTAGTAATGCTAAGGGATTTCGATAACCAAAAGCGCTTCTGGCGGTGTTTTGTAAACCATTTGACAGTGTTCTTTTGTTTGCTTTTAATTTGAAGGTCTACTGCTGCTGCTGATAAGTTGGAGCAAGCGGGTTTCGAAAACATAGCGTGTATAACTTCGGGTCTTCAAAGCATAAAACAAGGTTAGGATTCTAGCTCCAACGTCTTTGCTTTCTCCGGGATTATCTGCTGTTTAAGATTGATCAATGACATTGCTACTCTTTACTACACCAGGAGCATTTGATTCCGTTGGTTCGACGGAGTTGCAAAATGCCGGCAAAGCCGGATTAGTCACTATTCAGGGAAAGATCTCGGCTGTACTTGGAACTGTGCTAATCTGTACGTCCTTTTGTATACTCTTAAAAGCACCTCCTGTTGCCATGGTCCATGAGATATCATATCTTCTTTTTTGATCAAATGCCAGGTGCATATTTGTTCATCACCTTCTTCCCCGATCAAGCAGAGAAGCTACTCGCAATTTTCACGACCACCTAGCCCGAAAACGATGCTGACATTTACAAGAAAGTTTGGCAGATCTCTCCAACCCCAAGTGATTCGAGTAAGGAGAGATTTCTAGGCATCTGCAACATCATAACATATCAaggaaaagaggaagaaaagcCAGCTTGTATGAAATGGATGTATAAACTGTACATTTGTCTCTGTAAATTGTACTACCCCAACATTGTAGCGCGTTTTTGCAACAGCAAACCTTGGCttaaaaattcatttcaaaGGGAACTTCAATGGAAATCCACCGGAGAAAACGATTCATTCAAACTCCGGTCCatcgacagaaaaaaaaaaactccggTCCATCTAGTCAAACAACGAAATCTAACCGGACATAGTTTATGTCAAAACAGTAATGCACAAACAACATTGAACAAGTTTTTGCTACCTGATTCAGGTTCCAAACCAGTAGATCATGAGGGCAATCTACAACAATACAAGATGACGTTccaactataaaaaaaattaatataaagagCTAAATCGCTATAGAATTATAATCTAAAAACAAAACCTCGCGATAAAGTAAAGAAACTCGAAGGTTAGAGTCGAGATCCAACATTCTAGACCCAcaaaagagagaatggaaaattCACAAGGCTGTGAACCTAGGTTAACAAAATATTAcagtaagatttttttttttacccaaaaaaaatattacaatgaGATTAGCAAATGTTTTTCTGATTCCATCTGTGCACCCTATCAATGCAACAATTATGCAGGGTACCATTCCAGAGTACCTGGGGTTGATCGGCAGCTGCCAACGGCACGACGAGCATGATAGGATTGAAGAATAAAACAGCAAGCTTCTTTCTGCACCGCTCTTGTTCTACGGCAGATGATGCCAAAAAATCATTCTCCTTGTAGGCAATAGAGCTGACGGATGTTTCCAGAAGCTGTCACATGGATTAAATTAGATAAACAGGGATCAAATCGATAAGCTTTTAAATGACATCCTACTCATCTTCTATAAAAGCTCATGAAATTACATGTAATGGTATGTCTTTGGCACAATTTCAACTCAATAATATGCAGTGATGGTTCACATAAAGCCACATAAAAGAGGTTATTAACAACAGCCGTTTGTCGCCTGAAAATGCTGACAGAAAACAGTTCTTGATTGATCAAAATATAGGATATGCTGATTAACTTTGTTTTGCAAAGTGCTGATCATGTTCCAAAGTACAATATTCTAGCACGTGTCAACGTGAGGAAACAATTGTAATAATGAGCATTACCATACAACCAGTCTTTAAAGTATACGTGGAGAGCAGTTGATAATTCCCGCTTTCTATTTTCTTCAAGAGGTGCTTCCTTCAATAATTGCTTTACCTCCCCGAGATTGTTCTGCTGCAGAAAAAGTTGAGaataattaaaagataaataaCACTTGACCACGTCAATCAAACATCAAGGAATTCTTAGTAAAACTGTAAGAAAATATCTACTAACTTAACCcaaatataaacataaaaaatctACACTAATATTAAGCCGGAGTAAACATACGTTTCTATGCTGGGAAGCCATATAAGCATCTGGTAATGGAAATGGGTTGTCTTTAGTGGAGCCCTGTGATTCACCTCCGTACCAGTTTGGAATCTGAATATAAAAGAAACATAAAGGACATAACTAGATAATTCAGAAAGAAAATGAGTAACTGTACAACCATGGCCATCTCAACCACCCTCCCCCAACCAAATGAAGAAACATACTCATAAAATACAACTGTTATGCCCCAAAAGTGCATGACTTTGTCCGAAGACTTTGCTGGTAGAGCCTTTCAGAGGCTTTTCTCTATTTAACTTCCGATAAAATTACTTCagaaaattaaggaaaactCTTTAATGCGCTATCCAAATCTAAATTAACAATCTGTAGTAAAAATTATAATACCAAGAAATTTGTGAACTGGTCAGGGTCTAAGTGTGCAGCAGACTCGGCCTGAGCCTCGGAGACACCTGCTGGATGAGATAATGAATCATGTGGGTCAACCGCTCCAAGTGGCAGGGGCTCATCCCATCTGTTGATAGTAGCGTCAACCCCAACTTCCTTCATGTGCTCCTCCAACTGACTGTAAAATGTATTGTATGGTGCCACCTGATAAAAGTCGGGAGGTGAAAACAAAGATCTGAACATGCTAAATCTTCATTAGAACTCGAAGAATGAATCACATAAAACTATGATCATAACAAATATTTATTATGATCAAAGAATTTAATGCTACATTTCagtaaaaacaatttaattttgttaaagtCAATTCAATTTGACGCCAAATGTTCAACATAACAAAACCATGCATACAAACCACTATTCAGAAATAAACCACAGCAAATAAATGCGTCAAGACTGTCAGCAAACATCAGTTTGAAAGGATGTGTGCATGTGTGTTGCAAAAACATGTTGACTATAAGTTGGTAAGTTTTGCATGacatttctttcttgttttactCAGCAATTTAAAGAGTACAGGAAAACCTCTCAAATCTTAAAACAGATGTCAAAAACAACTATTACATCTGGGGACATGCTATCAAATGTAGAATGGAAAGAAAGTTCGTTTCTGACGATACGAATCACAATAGAAGTAGAAGAGTGGCCAATAACATGCCAGTGGAacatattattgttttaagttCAATGCATATATGAGATAACAGAAAGAAAGTCATGGAGGTTTACAAAAAACCAAACAGGTTGAACCAATATACCAGCAAACCCACATTAAGATTAGTTGTAACAAAAAGAAATCGACGTTAAGATATATTGCGGTAGATTATATTGTGAAAATTAATCTTCCCTAGTACTGGctagaaacaaaatgaaatcaaCTCTTAGGGGCAAGACCTGCAGCTTATGGTTATCACCAACAATAAGTGGTCGCTGGTTGACCCCAAGGAAAAACATGCATTCGCGGCAGTTAGCAATGCAGATTCGATTTGCTGCTGTAATCACATGAACTCGCTCACAGTGTTCGATTCTCACAGCCTGCAAGAGACATCAGATCATCTAAGCTATAAGATTCAACTTAACCAGGTGACACAACGACCCACGTTCATTGCATATAAAACAGTAATTACCGGGTGGGCCACGCCACATGACAGTAATAAATCATTATACAGATAGGTAAGGATCAAAACATGATTTTCCAGCATCATAAAGCTCAAGACATGTTAAAATTAAGACTGGCCATTTAAATAGAAGTGCATAGTTGGCCAGATGTATTTACGGGGAGTCTTTTGTTTTCAGATAATATTATAAAGCAATCACCAGACTATCAAAGCAAATAATGATATATAGTATTTACAGAATAAGGCTTTCCAGTAGAAAGcaaatataaacatacattgAAACAGAGAATGTCTGAATTTTCTAAAGACCGGTTTAGTGTAATATACAGACATTGGACTACTTCCAATGTTCACTAAAGGGTAAAACGTCAGGCCTAACAATTAGATGTAACAAAAGTTATTAAATTTGATTAACTAAACCATTATGCAAGAACTGTAACTCAAAAACAAGTTGTGCAAAAACTTCCAActaaaattgaatgaacttaCAACAAGATATCAACTTTGCATAACCACCACATAAGAAGCATATGAGGTAACTCACAGAAGCACCAGTCAACTTATGATTTCACAAACATAGATAACAAGAAATCATCCGTAATTGTTCGATTGTGATCCAACCCAGTAATTTACACAATCATTCTATTATACAAGCTACCagacaaacaaaattcaaaagcCTTCTTTTTCATTGTGTTATATACTTGCATGGTAATTTCATTGACTTTAAAAAGTCGACTGCAAACGAACTTTGTATTCATAATAGGAAAGGGTAAATGAGTGCCAAAAGAAAGTGACTGGGCGGGCAAAGCTTAGTGGGAATGAAATGCAACGTGCCTACTTGCAAAGTCACTCTGAAGATATCAGTTATTAGCATTATTGCAAAACATCAAGTAACCAAACTCAACCAACTTATCTAATACTAAATTTTCAGAGATGAGGGATAAACAAATCCAGAGACCTTTACAGACCACAAGCTAATCATTCTGATAGTATGTTTAAAATTACTAGAGCGAGAAAACTATTTCCAATTCAACTATAAACTTCAGTACCACAGAAATAACCTTTTTTCGATATCCAACTATATATTAGGGAATAAGTACAACCAAAGTACACATATCACTCAACAGTCAATAAGCCAAAGCATATATACAAATGCCTTTCCTATTACCTTTCCAACAGCTCCAAGAACAATTGTAGCATCAGAGCATCCATAAACTGTGGCATATCTCAGAGGTGCTAATATGTAGATAACTGAATCGTGGCAatttaaaacctgaaattgcaaaCGAGTTACTACCAAACCAATATACCTCTTAGAAGGAACAATCCAATTTTAGTTCACTGCTTTTACGCACAAAGCATGTAAAGAAACATGTTGAGAAAAGATAACAAGAAAGCTGACAATCTTGACAAGTTTCATTAACCAAGTGCATTATTAGTTCATTGGTCAATGATCTTTATAACTAAGATTAGGATCAAACTGAATGAGCAGCTACCTCCCTTCCTTGTGCATAATAGCAAGACCCAACAGACTCGAAACTTAAATaagtaaataataattaaaagtgaaaaaatgcatttatgaaataatttaaaataagttAGCCAATTTGGAAACCAAAATATAGCCAAAACCTTCAATCCATCACAAACACAACACAACAGGTGCATTCTCACAGCCCCAAGAGCAAGTCCCCAATGTGGCATGCAATCACTCACATCTTCATAATCATTTCATGTCTATAACATGTAGCTATTAAGTTATTAGAACCCCAATAGAAATAATGACTTGATTCTTGTGCCTTATTAAGAATTGAGTTCTCTTCATTTTATTCTTTCTGATTCTAGATCCTGAACTTCTAGAAGTGTTGAATTTTGAAACATCCCGTAAATGTAGGACACAGAGGAAAAAAGAATGGATATTACATTTTTATAAACTAGTTAcaagaaaacataaaaatgtCTTATGATTCATGAACAAACCTTTACAGAAGAACCTTTAAGATCAGATGACTGCTTTACAAGTGATGACTTAGAGATCCCCTCAATAAAACTTGGGCCCCTGACACTAGATGAGCCCTTGTTTGAACTCGTGCAGGCATCAGCCATGGGAACATCTTGGTCTGAGGAACTGGGAGGCccattttcttttggagaaatcCTTTCTGAAATATGTTCCAAAGAAGAACCTATATTCTGTAGAACCCAATCGTGAACTTGTGCTGCAGGAACAGGAACATCAGGCATATCAGGATCTGAATTTGCAAAAAAAGGAGCACGTTGGCTGAATAGATTTCCGTCAGATCCCTTGTCACCAAAGTGAAGCAGAAACCCAAGGTGCTCAAATTTCTCCATGGTCAAAACCTATAAAGGGTTAAATCAGATCATTAAGTGGGCTTGGGAGATACCAACAAAAATGATACAACTATAAATTCCATAACATAAATAGAAACAAGAAATCAGCACCGGATGTCTATGATAAAAACACTAGGATACATAAGTTCTATGGCCCAACTTATTGTCATCCAGATTAACTGTTCCACCAGTACCATGTGTTGGATTTATTGAACTGCATTTCCATTCCATTAAACCTGTCCTACTTTACCTTTTTTTAGATTAATAATAACCAAACTTCAGTAAATATCATGCAATTGGAATGCAGAATGTAAGGTTCATtattcaaacttcaaacttatCATGAAGAAATCACTTCCCACAAATACAAATGTTCATAAGTGATGATAATTGGTGTTGCACTTATGACCCAACCAAAGCACAGATCAAGGATTTGGGTGGTGCTCACAGTACGAATAGTGTTTTTCTATCGAATTGGGAAAAAGTACCAGCAACCATTATCTTTAAATGCACACAATTTACTTTTTGGTAGCCAAAAAGGTGAATAATCGACTAAACCAGAGAAGATTAAGTAGTAATTTCACATACCAGAGATTCTTCGCCATCACCCTCCACAGGTTCTGCTAAAagagagacaagattggccaaATGCTTTTGCAGATATGATAACTGGTGTGCTTCTTCATCAGCCTGTGATGGCATAAACCGACGGCTATTGCTACGCACAAGCTGTCATGTGTTGGAATTCCAAGGTTGATATTAGtttaaaggtcgtacccagtgcacaaggctcccgctttacgcagggtctgggagaggtgaatgtcggctagccttacccccatttatggagaggctgctcccaagtctcgaacccgagacctaccgctcaagGTTGATATTAGTTTAATCCAATAAAATAAATGTCTCAAATCAAAGTCCGAgcaattaaatataaaatacgAAAAGTTTCAGGACACAAATGTTGCAACAAGTTATATAGTATTGCCCAAATCTTGATACTGAAAATGCTTTAGTATAGCCCTAAACCCTATGTACTACAAAAATCATCCAAATGAAACCAAATCAACAAAACCCTTTCCTAAAAGTTTATAATCAATCTCGTGATTAACATTTTGCAACACTATGAGTACTTAAAGCTAATCAAACTGGGGCAGACACAATGTAGCACTGCCATTCCAAAGGAATCTAAGCATGCACATCCTAGAAGATAAAACTAAGAGCACCACTACAGGCTGAGGTTCGGTACTTGAGCATTCTAATAGTGCAGTTCAATCCAACAGTGTGGTAGACAAGGTAACGAATTGTTACAACTCCATCCTAAAGTTTATAATCAACCTCATGATTACTATTTTGCAACGCTATGAGTACATAAAGCTAATTAAACCAGGGCAACCACAATGCAGCACTGCCATTCCAAAGGAATTAAACATACACATCCTGGAAGATAAAACTAGGAGGTCCACTCACTACAAGCCCAGATTAGGAGCTTGAGCATTTTACTTTAGTGCAGTTCAGTCCAACGACGTGGTAGACAAGGAAATGACTTGTTATAAACCCACCCTAAAAGTTTATAATCAACCTCGTGATTACCACTTTGCAACACTGTTGAGTACATAAAGCTAATTAAACCAGGGTAGGCACAATGTAGCACTGCCATTCCAAAGGGATCTAAACATACACATCCAAAGGGATCTAAACATTCCAAAGGGACAAACTAGGAGGCCCACTCACTACTAGCCAAGATTTGGTAATTGAGCATTTTACGTTCAGTGCATTCAATCCAACGACATGGTTGACAATGCAACTAGTTGTTACAACCCCCACCCCAAGCACGCAATTGATCAAAACTCTAACCAGAACACAATGactagtaagattagccaaatACTAACCAAAATAATTTCCAATAATCAATAGATCAATAAAACTAGATTCCATTTTAATCCACATTGTATTCCAATACCAATAACTCTTTTGCCCC is part of the Malus domestica chromosome 12, GDT2T_hap1 genome and encodes:
- the LOC103455298 gene encoding uncharacterized protein isoform X2, with protein sequence MSDPIEPATTSSSAKDPALLIHPRREPFEHGLLPIPKLIFTDPTQTLIPLKQKLIEKSPSHRVDSAAISEALQISIDQAKLVLDTLASVLHSESDLLVKAKPDGIDEAGADVHDLVLFLYIQSYKKLLPRTHKDSAAVADVWPSTSAFDGYLSALSPLQLVRSNSRRFMPSQADEEAHQLSYLQKHLANLVSLLAEPVEGDGEESLVLTMEKFEHLGFLLHFGDKGSDGNLFSQRAPFFANSDPDMPDVPVPAAQVHDWVLQNIGSSLEHISERISPKENGPPSSSDQDVPMADACTSSNKGSSSVRGPSFIEGISKSSLVKQSSDLKGSSVKVLNCHDSVIYILAPLRYATVYGCSDATIVLGAVGKAVRIEHCERVHVITAANRICIANCRECMFFLGVNQRPLIVGDNHKLQVAPYNTFYSQLEEHMKEVGVDATINRWDEPLPLGAVDPHDSLSHPAGVSEAQAESAAHLDPDQFTNFLIPNWYGGESQGSTKDNPFPLPDAYMASQHRNNNLGEVKQLLKEAPLEENRKRELSTALHVYFKDWLYASGNIRQLYCLQGE
- the LOC103455186 gene encoding rhodanese-like domain-containing protein 9, chloroplastic isoform X1, encoding MAGIGCCCTTLSSTSNLHTSWLKFETRTHGEGTILGQPTRPRRNFSIRAEVNFVSAEEAKELIAVEGYTVIDVRDKSQYERAHIKSCHHVPLFIENQDNDFGTIIKRTLHNNFSGLFYGLPFTKPNPEFVESVKNRFSPESKLLLVCQEGLRSTAAADKLEQAGFENIACITSGLQSIKQGAFDSVGSTELQNAGKAGLVTIQGKISAVLGTVLICAYLFITFFPDQAEKLLAIFTTT
- the LOC103455298 gene encoding uncharacterized protein isoform X1; this translates as MSDPIEPATTSSSAKDPALLIHPRREPFEHGLLPIPKLIFTDPTQTLIPLKQKLIEKSPSHRVDSAAISEALQISIDQAKLVLDTLASVLHSESDLLVKAKPDGIDEAGADVHDLVLFLYIQSYKKLLPRTHKDSAAVADVWPSTSAFDGYLSALSPLQLVRSNSRRFMPSQADEEAHQLSYLQKHLANLVSLLAEPVEGDGEESLVLTMEKFEHLGFLLHFGDKGSDGNLFSQRAPFFANSDPDMPDVPVPAAQVHDWVLQNIGSSLEHISERISPKENGPPSSSDQDVPMADACTSSNKGSSSVRGPSFIEGISKSSLVKQSSDLKGSSVKVLNCHDSVIYILAPLRYATVYGCSDATIVLGAVGKAVRIEHCERVHVITAANRICIANCRECMFFLGVNQRPLIVGDNHKLQVAPYNTFYSQLEEHMKEVGVDATINRWDEPLPLGAVDPHDSLSHPAGVSEAQAESAAHLDPDQFTNFLIPNWYGGESQGSTKDNPFPLPDAYMASQHRNQNNLGEVKQLLKEAPLEENRKRELSTALHVYFKDWLYASGNIRQLYCLQGE
- the LOC103455186 gene encoding rhodanese-like domain-containing protein 9, chloroplastic isoform X2, giving the protein MSVNVVKLFTYMNMKVRRTNFFDSNLHTSWLKFETRTHGEGTILGQPTRPRRNFSIRAEVNFVSAEEAKELIAVEGYTVIDVRDKSQYERAHIKSCHHVPLFIENQDNDFGTIIKRTLHNNFSGLFYGLPFTKPNPEFVESVKNRFSPESKLLLVCQEGLRSTAAADKLEQAGFENIACITSGLQSIKQGAFDSVGSTELQNAGKAGLVTIQGKISAVLGTVLICAYLFITFFPDQAEKLLAIFTTT